In Pongo abelii isolate AG06213 chromosome 5, NHGRI_mPonAbe1-v2.0_pri, whole genome shotgun sequence, a single genomic region encodes these proteins:
- the LOC100445948 gene encoding histone H2B type 1-C/E/F/G/I, translated as MPEPAKSAPAPKKGSKKAVTKAQKKDGKKRKRSRKESYSVYVYKVLKQVHPDTGISSKAMGIMNSFVNDIFERIAGEASRLAHYNKRSTITSREIQTAVRLLLPGELAKHAVSEGTKAVTKYTSSK; from the coding sequence ATGCCTGAACCAGCTAAGTCAGCTCCTGCCCCGAAGAAGGGCTCCAAGAAGGCGGTGACCAAGGCACAGAAGAAGGACGGCAAAAAGCGCAAGCGCAGCCGCAAGGAGAGCTATTCCGTGTATGTGTACAAGGTGCTGAAGCAGGTCCACCCCGACACCGGCATCTCGTCCAAGGCTATGGGGATTATGAACTCCTTCGTCAACGACATTTTTGAGCGCATTGCAGGCGAGGCTTCCCGCCTGGCGCATTACAACAAGCGCTCGACCATCACTTCCAGGGAGATCCAAACGGCTGTGCGCCTGCTGCTACCCGGGGAGCTGGCCAAACACGCGGTGTCGGAGGGCACCAAGGCTGTCACCAAGTACACCAGCTCCAAGTAA
- the LOC112133752 gene encoding histone H4, which yields MSGRGKGGKGLGKGGAKRHRKVLRDNIQGITKPAIRRLARRGGVKRISGLIYEETRGVLKVFLENVIRDAVTYTEHAKRKTVTAMDVVYALKRQGRTLYGFGG from the coding sequence ATGTCTGGCCGTGGTAAGGGTGGAAAAGGTTTGGGTAAGGGAGGCGCCAAGCGTCACCGCAAAGTTTTGCGCGACAACATCCAGGGCATCACTAAGCCAGCTATTCGGCGCCTTGCTCGTCGCGGCGGTGTGAAGCGAATTTCTGGTCTTATTTATGAGGAGACTCGTGGCGTTCTGAAAGTGTTCCTGGAGAATGTGATTCGTGACGCTGTCACTTACACAGAGCACGCTAAACGCAAAACCGTGACAGCAATGGATGTGGTCTACGCGCTGAAGAGACAGGGACGCACTCTTTACGGCTTCGGTGGCTAA